One segment of Neisseria mucosa DNA contains the following:
- the metE gene encoding 5-methyltetrahydropteroyltriglutamate--homocysteine S-methyltransferase — protein MTTLHFSGFPRVGAFRELKFAQEKYWRKEISEQELLAVAKDLREKNWKHQAAANADYVAVGDFTFYDHILDLQVATGAIPARFGFDSQNLSLEQFFQLARGNKDQFAIEMTKWFDTNYHYLVPEFHADTEFKANAKHYVQQLQEAQALGLKAKPTIVGPLTFLWVGKEKGAVEFDRLSLLPKLLPVYVEILNALVEAGAEWIQIDEPALAVDLPKEWVEAYKDVYATLSKVNAKILLSTYFGSVAEHAALLKSLPVDGLHIDLVRAPEQLDAFADYDKVLSAGVIDGRNIWRANLNKVLETVEPLQAKLGDRLWISSSCSLLHTPFDLSVEEKLKANKPDLYSWLAFTLQKTQELRVLKAALNEGRDSVAEELAASQAAADSRANSSEIHRADVAKRLADLPANADQRKSPFADRIKAQQAWLNLPLLPTTNIGSFPQTTEIRQARAAFKKGELSAADYEAAMKKEIALVVEEQEKLDLDVLVHGEAERNDMVEYFGELLSGFAFTQYGWVQSYGSRCVKPPIIFGDVSRPEAMTVAWSTYAQSLTKRPMKGMLTGPVTILQWSFVRNDIPRSTVCKQIALALNDEVLDLEKAGIKVIQIDEPAIREGLPLKRADWDAYLNWAGESFRLSSTGCEDSTQIHTHMCYSEFNDILPAIAAMDADVITIETSRSDMELLTAFGEFKYPNDIGPGVYDIHSPRVPTEAEVEHLLRKAIEVVPVERLWVNPDCGLKTRGWKETLEQLQVMMNVTHKLRAELAK, from the coding sequence ATGACAACATTGCATTTTTCAGGCTTCCCGCGCGTCGGTGCCTTCCGCGAATTGAAATTCGCACAAGAAAAATACTGGCGCAAAGAAATCAGCGAGCAAGAATTGCTGGCTGTTGCTAAAGACTTGCGCGAGAAAAACTGGAAACACCAAGCTGCTGCCAACGCTGATTACGTTGCCGTAGGCGATTTCACTTTCTACGACCACATCCTCGACCTGCAAGTTGCCACCGGTGCCATCCCTGCCCGCTTCGGCTTCGACAGCCAAAACCTGTCTTTGGAACAATTCTTCCAACTGGCGCGTGGTAACAAAGACCAATTCGCTATCGAAATGACCAAATGGTTCGACACCAACTACCACTACTTGGTGCCTGAATTCCACGCCGATACCGAATTCAAAGCCAACGCCAAACACTACGTTCAACAACTGCAAGAAGCCCAAGCTTTGGGTCTGAAAGCCAAACCGACCATCGTTGGCCCATTGACTTTCCTGTGGGTAGGTAAAGAAAAAGGCGCTGTCGAATTCGACCGTCTGAGCCTGTTGCCTAAACTGTTGCCTGTTTACGTTGAAATCCTGAACGCTTTGGTTGAAGCCGGTGCCGAATGGATTCAAATCGATGAGCCTGCTTTGGCTGTCGACCTGCCTAAAGAATGGGTAGAAGCCTACAAAGACGTTTACGCCACTTTGAGCAAAGTAAACGCCAAAATCCTGTTGAGCACTTACTTCGGTTCCGTTGCCGAACACGCTGCCTTGCTGAAATCCCTGCCTGTTGACGGCCTGCACATCGACTTGGTACGCGCGCCTGAGCAACTGGACGCATTTGCCGACTACGACAAAGTTCTGTCTGCCGGCGTTATCGACGGCCGCAATATTTGGCGCGCCAACCTGAACAAAGTTTTGGAAACTGTCGAGCCTCTGCAAGCCAAACTGGGCGACCGTTTGTGGATTTCCAGCTCTTGCTCCCTGCTGCACACTCCATTTGACTTGTCAGTTGAAGAAAAACTGAAAGCCAACAAACCTGACCTGTACTCTTGGTTGGCATTCACCCTGCAAAAAACCCAAGAATTGCGCGTTCTGAAAGCCGCATTGAACGAAGGCCGCGACTCTGTTGCCGAAGAACTGGCCGCCAGCCAAGCTGCCGCCGACTCCCGTGCCAACAGCAGCGAAATCCACCGTGCAGACGTTGCCAAACGCCTGGCCGATTTGCCTGCCAACGCAGACCAACGCAAATCACCGTTTGCCGACCGTATCAAAGCGCAACAAGCATGGTTGAACCTGCCTCTGCTGCCTACTACCAACATCGGTTCTTTCCCGCAAACCACCGAAATCCGCCAAGCACGTGCAGCCTTCAAAAAAGGCGAGCTGTCTGCCGCCGATTACGAAGCTGCGATGAAAAAAGAAATCGCCTTGGTGGTTGAAGAGCAAGAAAAACTGGACTTGGACGTACTGGTACACGGCGAAGCCGAGCGTAACGACATGGTTGAATACTTCGGCGAATTGTTGAGCGGTTTTGCATTCACCCAATACGGCTGGGTACAAAGCTACGGCTCACGCTGCGTTAAACCACCTATCATCTTCGGTGACGTAAGCCGTCCTGAAGCCATGACTGTTGCTTGGTCTACTTACGCGCAAAGCCTGACCAAACGCCCAATGAAAGGCATGTTGACCGGCCCTGTAACCATTCTGCAATGGTCTTTCGTCCGCAATGATATTCCTCGCTCTACCGTGTGCAAACAAATCGCATTGGCTCTGAACGACGAAGTATTGGATCTGGAAAAAGCCGGCATCAAAGTCATCCAAATTGACGAACCTGCCATCCGTGAAGGTCTGCCTTTGAAACGTGCCGATTGGGATGCTTACCTGAACTGGGCCGGCGAATCTTTCCGCCTGTCCTCTACCGGTTGCGAAGACAGCACTCAAATCCACACTCATATGTGTTACTCCGAGTTCAACGACATCTTGCCGGCCATCGCCGCTATGGATGCTGACGTGATTACCATTGAGACTTCACGTTCCGACATGGAACTCTTGACCGCGTTCGGTGAATTCAAATACCCGAACGACATCGGCCCGGGTGTTTACGACATCCACAGCCCACGCGTACCGACTGAAGCTGAAGTTGAGCACCTGTTGCGTAAAGCCATCGAGGTTGTACCGGTTGAACGTCTGTGGGTGAACCCGGACTGCGGTCTGAAAACCCGTGGCTGGAAAGAAACTCTGGAACAACTCCAAGTGATGATGAACGTAACCCACAAACTGCGTGCCGAACTGGCTAAATAA
- the metF gene encoding methylenetetrahydrofolate reductase yields MNHAREIAALNNSLSDLKGDINVSFEFFPPKNEQMETMLWDSIHRLQTLHPKFVSVTYGANSGERDRTHSIVKRIKQETGLDAAPHLTGIDASPDELRQIAKDYWDSGIRRIVALRGDEPPGYEKKPFYAEDLVKLLRSVADFDISVAAYPEVHPEAKSAQADLINLKRKIDAGANNVITQFFFDVESYLRFRDRCVMMGIDVEIVPGILPVTNFKQLTKMAQVTNVKIPSWLSKMYEGLDDDQGTRNLVAASIAIDMVKVLSREGVKDFHFYTLNRSELTYAICHILGVRPR; encoded by the coding sequence ATGAATCACGCTCGAGAAATCGCTGCTTTAAACAACAGCCTTTCTGATTTGAAAGGCGACATCAACGTTTCGTTCGAATTTTTCCCGCCGAAAAACGAACAAATGGAAACCATGCTGTGGGATTCCATCCATCGCCTGCAAACCTTGCATCCGAAATTCGTTTCCGTAACCTACGGCGCAAACTCCGGCGAACGCGACCGCACACACAGTATCGTCAAACGCATCAAACAAGAAACCGGCCTTGACGCCGCCCCCCACCTGACCGGTATCGACGCCAGCCCTGACGAGTTGCGCCAAATCGCCAAAGATTATTGGGACAGCGGTATCCGCCGCATTGTCGCCCTGCGTGGCGACGAGCCGCCCGGCTACGAGAAAAAACCTTTCTATGCCGAAGATTTGGTCAAACTGTTGCGCTCCGTTGCCGACTTTGACATTTCCGTAGCGGCCTATCCAGAGGTGCACCCGGAAGCCAAATCCGCACAAGCCGACTTGATCAATCTGAAACGCAAAATCGATGCGGGTGCAAACAACGTTATTACCCAATTCTTCTTCGACGTGGAAAGCTATCTGCGCTTCCGCGACCGTTGCGTGATGATGGGCATCGACGTTGAAATCGTTCCCGGCATCCTGCCCGTAACCAATTTCAAACAATTGACCAAAATGGCCCAAGTGACCAACGTCAAAATCCCAAGCTGGCTGTCTAAGATGTACGAAGGTTTGGATGACGACCAAGGCACGCGCAACCTTGTTGCCGCCAGCATCGCCATCGACATGGTCAAAGTCCTCTCGCGCGAAGGTGTCAAAGACTTCCACTTCTACACCCTCAACCGCAGCGAACTGACTTACGCCATCTGCCATATTTTGGGCGTGCGTCCGCGTTAA
- the iscX gene encoding Fe-S cluster assembly protein IscX, with protein MKWTDTQRIAEELYDLHGDSIDPKTVRFTQLRDLIMALPEFDDDPARCGERILEAVQQAWIDEAE; from the coding sequence ATGAAATGGACAGATACTCAACGCATCGCCGAAGAACTCTACGATTTACACGGCGACAGCATCGACCCGAAAACCGTGCGTTTTACCCAACTGCGTGATTTGATTATGGCTCTGCCTGAATTTGACGATGATCCGGCGCGTTGCGGCGAGCGCATTCTCGAAGCCGTGCAACAAGCCTGGATAGATGAAGCGGAATAA
- the fdx gene encoding ISC system 2Fe-2S type ferredoxin, with protein sequence MPKITVLPHATLCPEGAVIEDAPEGQTVLDVLLDHDIEVDHACEKSCACTTCHVIIRKGFDSLEEPSELEEDLLDQAWGLEADSRLSCQAVVADEDLVVEIPKYTINHAREDH encoded by the coding sequence ATGCCAAAAATTACCGTACTCCCACACGCGACATTATGCCCCGAAGGCGCGGTTATCGAAGATGCACCAGAAGGTCAAACCGTCCTTGACGTACTGCTCGACCACGATATCGAAGTCGATCACGCCTGTGAAAAATCCTGCGCCTGCACAACCTGTCACGTCATCATCCGCAAAGGTTTTGACAGCTTGGAAGAACCGAGCGAACTGGAAGAAGACCTGCTTGACCAGGCATGGGGCTTGGAAGCCGATTCACGCTTAAGCTGTCAGGCAGTTGTTGCCGATGAAGATTTGGTCGTAGAAATTCCCAAATATACGATCAACCATGCACGTGAAGACCATTAA
- a CDS encoding TIGR02328 family protein encodes MRLWHQTLIPLLPRAQLLGQHRECAALRGAGWGRPHATVNYVFTHSPYKLYLYHALIMEEMEKRGYKPDALWKDPLYRGKTVAPYHSHAAETATSPIYAEHDDAYLDECLENLKSKGIML; translated from the coding sequence ATGAGACTCTGGCACCAAACCCTTATCCCCCTACTCCCCCGTGCCCAGCTTTTGGGGCAACACCGAGAATGCGCTGCTTTACGCGGAGCGGGCTGGGGCAGACCGCATGCGACGGTTAATTACGTTTTTACCCATTCTCCCTACAAACTCTATCTGTATCACGCGTTGATTATGGAAGAGATGGAAAAGCGCGGTTACAAACCCGATGCTTTATGGAAAGACCCGCTATATCGCGGCAAAACCGTTGCCCCATACCATTCGCACGCGGCTGAAACAGCTACTTCGCCGATTTATGCCGAACATGATGATGCCTACTTGGACGAATGCCTGGAAAATTTAAAAAGTAAAGGCATCATGTTATAA
- a CDS encoding GIY-YIG nuclease family protein, whose translation MEKAGIVYLMKTVIKGVYKIGITDENNFEIRMRHLENNGYANVAGLERILAIKTDNYKEKETLLHEIFGESRIGETELFAIDENLVKRLFLSLRGEIVFPKNEIAELGFEKTVEEHHQEKIFEIDRSAFISFIKEKHQQNPSILRNLISSKNTHKPKNSKVRLYKDEYFGKSGTKLTTEIEEGLHIYTTYSKENLEKAYAEYSKLFESQ comes from the coding sequence ATGGAAAAAGCAGGCATTGTCTATCTGATGAAAACCGTCATCAAAGGTGTATATAAAATTGGTATTACTGACGAAAATAATTTTGAAATTAGAATGCGCCATTTGGAAAACAACGGCTACGCAAACGTTGCTGGGTTAGAGCGCATTCTAGCCATTAAAACCGACAACTATAAAGAAAAAGAAACCTTACTTCATGAAATTTTCGGCGAAAGCCGAATAGGAGAAACTGAGCTTTTTGCAATTGATGAAAATCTTGTGAAAAGGCTTTTTCTCTCATTAAGAGGCGAAATTGTATTTCCTAAAAATGAAATAGCAGAGTTGGGTTTTGAAAAAACTGTCGAAGAACATCATCAAGAAAAAATTTTTGAAATAGACAGAAGTGCATTTATCTCCTTTATCAAAGAAAAGCACCAACAAAATCCTTCTATATTAAGAAATCTCATCTCTTCGAAAAATACACATAAACCTAAAAATTCCAAAGTCCGTCTCTATAAAGACGAATACTTTGGGAAAAGTGGAACAAAGCTAACTACTGAAATTGAAGAAGGTCTTCATATTTATACTACCTACTCAAAAGAAAATTTAGAGAAAGCTTACGCAGAATATTCAAAATTATTTGAATCACAATGA
- the hscA gene encoding Fe-S protein assembly chaperone HscA, producing MALLQISEPGMSAAPHQHRLAVGIDLGTTNSLVATVRSGSAVCLPDSDGRTTLPSVVRYLDGGVEVGKNALSAQKTDPLNTVSSAKRLIGRTLTDLTQDAQYLPYQFTPNERVVELNTRQGAKTPIEVSAEILKALKLRAEETLGGDLVGAVITVPAYFDDAQRQATKDAARLAGLNVLRLLNEPTAAAIAYGLDNASEGTFVVYDLGGGTFDVSVLQLTKGLFEVKATGGNSALGGDDFDHRLFCHLLEQNDLSKLNEQDSQLLLSLVRTAKEKLTTQTEAVIETTLSDGHKVHTVITRQEFHNLTQNLVQKTIEPVKQALKDAGVTKADIKGVIMVGGSTRMLHVQQAVATFFGQTPLNNLNPDEVVALGAAIQANVLAGNKTDGEWLLLDVTPLSLGLETYGGLAEKIIPRNSTIPTARAQDFTTFKDGQTAMTIHVVQGERELVSDCRSLAKFTLRGIPPMAAGAARIRVTFQVDADGLLSVSAQEQSTGVQAQIEVKPSYGLDDGTITQMLKDSMNNAAEDMAARARAEAVVEAESLTDAVNAALELDSDLLEAEELQQIQQDIAALQGYLKDGKAEDIRTAVAKLSHSTDNFAAKRMNRNIQRALTGQSVDNI from the coding sequence ATGGCTCTTTTGCAGATTTCCGAACCCGGCATGTCCGCTGCCCCCCATCAACACCGCCTCGCCGTAGGCATTGATTTAGGCACAACCAACAGCTTGGTGGCCACCGTACGCAGCGGCAGCGCAGTCTGCCTGCCCGATTCAGACGGCCGCACCACCCTGCCTTCGGTTGTCCGTTATTTGGATGGCGGAGTCGAAGTCGGCAAAAACGCCCTTTCCGCACAAAAAACCGATCCGCTAAATACCGTCAGCTCCGCCAAACGCCTGATCGGCCGCACCCTTACCGACCTCACACAAGACGCGCAATACCTGCCCTATCAATTTACACCCAATGAGCGCGTGGTCGAATTAAACACCCGTCAAGGTGCGAAAACGCCTATCGAAGTATCGGCAGAAATCCTCAAAGCCCTTAAATTGCGCGCCGAAGAAACATTGGGCGGCGATTTGGTTGGTGCCGTCATTACCGTACCCGCTTATTTTGACGATGCCCAACGTCAAGCCACCAAAGATGCCGCGCGCTTGGCAGGCTTGAATGTATTGCGCCTCCTCAACGAGCCGACCGCCGCCGCGATTGCCTACGGACTGGATAACGCCTCGGAAGGCACGTTTGTCGTTTACGACTTGGGCGGCGGTACGTTCGACGTATCCGTATTGCAACTGACCAAAGGATTGTTTGAAGTCAAAGCCACCGGTGGCAACAGCGCATTGGGCGGCGACGACTTCGACCATCGTTTGTTCTGCCACCTACTCGAACAAAACGACCTTTCCAAACTCAACGAACAAGACAGCCAACTTCTGCTTTCCCTTGTCCGTACCGCCAAAGAAAAACTGACTACCCAAACCGAAGCCGTCATCGAAACCACACTTTCAGACGGCCATAAAGTCCATACTGTCATTACCCGCCAAGAGTTTCACAATCTGACCCAAAATTTGGTACAAAAAACCATCGAACCCGTCAAACAGGCTTTGAAAGACGCAGGCGTGACCAAAGCCGACATTAAAGGCGTGATTATGGTCGGCGGCTCGACCCGCATGTTGCATGTTCAACAAGCGGTCGCCACCTTCTTTGGACAAACTCCGTTGAACAACCTCAACCCAGACGAAGTGGTTGCACTCGGTGCCGCCATACAGGCAAATGTCCTTGCCGGTAACAAAACCGACGGCGAATGGCTGCTGCTGGACGTTACACCTTTATCACTCGGCCTGGAGACCTACGGCGGCCTTGCCGAAAAAATCATCCCGCGCAACTCCACCATTCCTACCGCGCGCGCGCAGGACTTCACTACTTTCAAAGACGGTCAGACTGCCATGACGATACACGTCGTACAAGGCGAGCGCGAACTCGTTTCCGACTGCCGCAGCCTGGCCAAATTTACCCTGCGCGGCATTCCGCCGATGGCCGCAGGCGCAGCGCGTATCCGCGTGACCTTCCAAGTTGACGCCGACGGCTTGCTGTCCGTTTCCGCACAAGAACAAAGCACCGGCGTACAGGCGCAAATCGAAGTCAAACCTTCCTACGGCTTGGACGACGGCACCATTACCCAAATGCTCAAAGACAGTATGAACAACGCCGCCGAAGACATGGCCGCACGCGCACGCGCCGAAGCCGTAGTCGAAGCCGAAAGCCTGACCGACGCCGTCAATGCCGCCCTTGAGTTGGACAGCGATTTATTGGAAGCCGAAGAATTGCAACAGATTCAACAAGACATTGCCGCTTTGCAAGGCTATCTGAAAGACGGCAAAGCCGAAGACATCCGCACCGCCGTCGCCAAACTCAGCCACAGCACCGACAACTTCGCCGCCAAACGCATGAACCGTAACATCCAACGCGCGTTGACAGGGCAAAGCGTTGATAATATTTGA
- the rpsF gene encoding 30S ribosomal protein S6 produces the protein MRHYEIVFIVHPDQSEQVPAMVERYKTMITEASGKIHRLEDWGRRQLAYPINKIHKAHYVLMNIETTPEVVEELETAFRFNDAVLRHLTIKTKHAVTEASPMLGGEKAKNLLNGAAEEVAAAE, from the coding sequence ATGCGTCATTACGAGATCGTGTTTATCGTTCATCCTGATCAAAGCGAGCAAGTGCCTGCTATGGTTGAGCGTTACAAAACCATGATTACTGAAGCCAGCGGTAAAATCCACCGTTTGGAAGACTGGGGCCGTCGTCAATTGGCTTACCCAATCAACAAAATCCACAAAGCACACTATGTTTTGATGAATATCGAAACTACTCCTGAAGTGGTTGAAGAGCTGGAAACTGCTTTCCGCTTCAATGATGCCGTACTGCGTCACCTGACCATCAAAACAAAACACGCTGTAACTGAAGCTTCCCCAATGCTGGGCGGCGAGAAAGCAAAAAACTTGCTGAACGGTGCAGCTGAAGAAGTTGCAGCAGCCGAATAA
- the priB gene encoding primosomal replication protein N — protein MRLNNLIKLTARILQVQPLRYTPAGIPVLDVVLQHESWQEENGQKCLVKFEIPARILGKQAEEWQYRQDVVIESEGFLAQRSQRFPKPVLRIQNIKEYKG, from the coding sequence ATAAGATTGAACAATCTGATTAAGCTTACCGCCCGTATCTTACAGGTTCAGCCTTTGAGATATACGCCGGCAGGAATTCCTGTTTTAGATGTTGTGTTGCAACATGAATCTTGGCAGGAAGAAAACGGACAGAAATGTCTGGTTAAATTTGAAATTCCCGCGCGGATTTTAGGTAAGCAGGCTGAGGAATGGCAGTATCGGCAAGATGTCGTCATCGAGTCGGAAGGTTTTTTGGCGCAACGCAGCCAACGCTTCCCCAAGCCGGTACTACGCATACAGAACATTAAAGAATATAAAGGTTAA
- the rpsR gene encoding 30S ribosomal protein S18 produces the protein MARQSFKRRKFCRFTAEKIQEVDYKQVDLLKDFISENGKIIPARITGTKAHYQRQLATAVKRARFLALLPYTDQHK, from the coding sequence ATGGCTCGTCAATCATTCAAACGTAGAAAATTCTGCCGCTTTACGGCTGAAAAAATCCAAGAAGTTGATTACAAACAAGTTGATTTGTTGAAAGACTTCATCTCTGAAAACGGCAAAATCATCCCTGCCCGCATTACTGGTACTAAAGCACACTACCAACGTCAGTTGGCTACTGCTGTGAAACGTGCCCGTTTCCTGGCTCTGTTGCCTTACACCGATCAACACAAATAA
- the rplI gene encoding 50S ribosomal protein L9, which yields MQIILLEKIGGLGNLGDIVTVKNGYARNFLIPAGKAKRATEANMKEFEARRAELEAKQAEILADAKARQEKLEGQTITVAQKAGVDGRLFGSVTNADIAEAIVAAGIQAAKANVRLPNGPLKAVGEYEVEVALHTDAVAKITVAVVAAAE from the coding sequence ATGCAAATTATTCTGTTAGAAAAAATCGGCGGTCTGGGTAACTTGGGTGATATCGTTACCGTTAAAAACGGTTACGCACGCAACTTCCTGATCCCTGCCGGTAAAGCAAAACGTGCAACCGAAGCCAACATGAAAGAATTCGAAGCACGCCGCGCTGAATTGGAAGCCAAACAAGCTGAGATCTTGGCTGATGCTAAAGCACGTCAAGAAAAACTGGAAGGCCAAACCATTACTGTTGCTCAAAAAGCCGGTGTTGATGGTCGTCTGTTCGGTTCTGTTACCAATGCTGACATCGCTGAAGCGATTGTTGCTGCCGGTATCCAAGCTGCTAAAGCAAACGTACGTCTGCCTAACGGTCCTTTGAAAGCTGTTGGCGAATACGAAGTTGAAGTGGCTCTGCACACTGACGCTGTTGCTAAAATTACCGTTGCTGTTGTTGCAGCTGCTGAGTAA
- the mltB gene encoding lytic murein transglycosylase B encodes MNKIKIFGIGLTALALASCGTPQKPAVDTAKPVEPVFSAKRPVFDAAAESVASSGFNENVNVQQFIQYEVKNRRFSAEELRNFFNGVVYKGNIITIMYRPSTSRPWYEFRTGNSGAAKFNGGRQFYAANRAVIDDVARKYGVPAELIVAILGIETNYGKNTGSFRVADALSTLAFDYPRRAEFFQNELSELLLMAKEEKENIFDFKGSYAGAMGMPQFMPSSYRKWAVDYDGDGHRDIWNNVGDVAASVANYMKQHGWQTGGKMVVPVSLTITPHLQAIIDEKTALTRTVADFKALGVVPQAAVADNEKAVLYALETSPGVFEYYLGLNNFYTVWQYNHSRMYVTAVRDIANAINNNGL; translated from the coding sequence ATGAATAAAATCAAAATCTTTGGGATAGGTCTGACTGCTTTGGCTTTAGCTTCATGCGGCACTCCGCAAAAGCCTGCTGTTGATACGGCAAAACCTGTCGAACCTGTTTTCTCTGCAAAACGCCCTGTATTTGATGCAGCGGCTGAATCTGTTGCCAGCAGCGGTTTTAATGAAAACGTCAATGTTCAGCAGTTTATCCAATATGAAGTGAAAAACCGCCGTTTCAGTGCGGAAGAGTTGCGCAATTTCTTTAATGGCGTGGTGTATAAAGGCAACATTATTACCATTATGTACCGTCCAAGCACTTCGCGTCCTTGGTATGAATTCCGCACCGGTAACTCCGGTGCAGCCAAATTTAACGGTGGCAGACAATTCTATGCGGCAAACCGTGCTGTAATCGATGATGTGGCACGCAAATACGGCGTACCTGCCGAATTGATTGTGGCGATTCTCGGTATCGAAACCAATTACGGCAAAAATACGGGCAGCTTCCGCGTTGCCGATGCTTTGAGTACATTGGCCTTTGATTATCCCCGCCGTGCCGAATTTTTCCAAAACGAATTGAGCGAACTTTTGCTGATGGCAAAAGAAGAAAAAGAAAATATCTTTGACTTCAAAGGCAGCTATGCCGGCGCGATGGGTATGCCGCAATTTATGCCTTCCAGCTACCGTAAATGGGCGGTGGACTATGATGGTGACGGGCATCGCGATATTTGGAATAATGTCGGCGATGTGGCGGCTTCTGTCGCCAATTATATGAAACAGCATGGCTGGCAGACTGGCGGTAAGATGGTTGTGCCGGTCAGTCTGACGATTACGCCGCACTTGCAGGCGATTATCGATGAGAAAACTGCTTTGACACGCACTGTCGCAGATTTCAAAGCCTTGGGTGTCGTGCCTCAGGCTGCTGTTGCCGATAATGAAAAAGCTGTATTGTATGCTTTGGAAACCAGTCCGGGTGTATTTGAATACTATTTGGGCCTGAATAACTTCTACACCGTATGGCAATACAACCACAGCCGTATGTATGTAACAGCGGTACGCGATATTGCGAATGCAATCAATAACAATGGCCTGTAA
- a CDS encoding aldose epimerase, whose product MSEIILRNQSATMQVNTMGGYIDSLILKGREVLFPKTSVQVGDDTKLRGGMHVCLPQFGPDSKNHLAQHGFGRTSDWKIRHQNESDIGLKLISTEKGYEHVEWLLDYSLPNENEAIAILTVCNYGESPVRTSPGFHPYFTAAGTQFDFNGAPYDADYISHTEFVSSNQDAHVAFDGLKLDIRTYNLPVYALWSDRNGQYTCAEPTAEGNAFLSPARGGQFVSGHSKKRYAMKIRLMA is encoded by the coding sequence ATGTCTGAAATCATACTACGCAACCAATCAGCCACCATGCAAGTCAACACAATGGGCGGATATATTGATTCCCTGATTCTAAAAGGACGGGAAGTCTTATTTCCGAAAACCAGCGTTCAAGTCGGCGATGACACAAAATTACGCGGCGGCATGCACGTATGCCTACCCCAATTCGGACCTGACAGCAAAAATCATCTGGCCCAACATGGTTTCGGCAGAACCTCAGACTGGAAAATCCGCCATCAAAATGAATCAGATATCGGCTTGAAATTAATCAGCACAGAAAAAGGCTATGAACACGTCGAATGGTTGCTCGATTACAGCCTGCCTAACGAAAATGAAGCCATCGCCATCCTGACCGTCTGCAATTACGGCGAATCGCCCGTCCGCACTTCTCCAGGATTCCACCCCTACTTTACCGCCGCAGGTACACAATTTGATTTCAACGGCGCGCCATACGATGCCGACTATATCTCCCATACCGAATTTGTTTCCTCCAACCAAGATGCACACGTTGCATTTGACGGCTTGAAACTGGATATCCGCACCTACAATCTGCCTGTGTACGCACTCTGGAGCGATCGAAACGGCCAATATACTTGTGCAGAGCCAACCGCAGAAGGCAATGCATTTTTATCCCCTGCCCGAGGCGGACAATTTGTTTCAGGGCACAGTAAAAAACGTTACGCCATGAAAATCAGACTGATGGCTTAA